In a single window of the Candidatus Zixiibacteriota bacterium genome:
- a CDS encoding OsmC family protein, producing MSWKGGQQFEISTMDGVSLSTDARARAGGSGRFPAPTDLLLAAVGGCTGLDVVSILNKMRQEYSAIRIDITGEQVEEHPRYFHTIAIRYTIAGNQLDRAKVEHAVQLSQEKYCSVRATLRPDCRVSTEIILELARP from the coding sequence ATGAGCTGGAAAGGTGGGCAGCAGTTCGAAATCAGCACCATGGATGGTGTGTCGTTGAGCACCGATGCCCGTGCCCGTGCCGGCGGGTCGGGGAGGTTTCCGGCGCCGACGGATCTTCTGCTCGCCGCAGTTGGCGGTTGCACCGGCCTTGACGTTGTCTCGATCCTGAACAAGATGCGGCAGGAATATTCGGCAATCAGAATCGACATCACCGGCGAGCAGGTTGAAGAGCACCCGCGTTACTTCCATACGATTGCGATTCGATATACCATTGCGGGCAACCAACTTGATCGGGCCAAAGTCGAGCACGCCGTCCAACTCTCGCAAGAAAAGTATTGCTCGGTTCGGGCGACTTTGCGCCCCGATTGCCGGGTCA